Proteins found in one Kluyveromyces marxianus DMKU3-1042 DNA, complete genome, chromosome 2 genomic segment:
- the AVL9 gene encoding Avl9p — MSKDVIFGCGLVDFHHTRGPEVEYWYDGGNTGLSINNLWEYLPFQALPDGAHSFEQSFTYFTLLYDEVNQKCCSSVGDSLKNGAESGRYSTFFAISCSKQIQSDELLNKSKDVVRSTVQKSVVVVCRKPIVGQIKDKLAIITNALFLQRDFSDRTIIDTLFSNLNSIEYDDNDESHLYIGLNLRKMIYDLRKDVLVILKAMLLEKRILFYGNDVEQLCNIQFSFISLIPCLLSNIQDCGSPLLDTYSKNITMKSSFKSSDRISVLRFLGFPLQIFTKGGFFSPYVPLQQINDLSSSVTRWFIAGTSNTLLLEQSKSLCDVLVNLDDFTVQIMNKKDKELHQALQLSHSDKKWMDIIIQSVIKSWNQDDWSTPKNSSYEGSEDYIRWQFEDYLSGLVLTVKLLDFTKKHKNNALVLKTVDDLATTEQTINQYNSTWVREWQHTNNYRIFTDYTDDRLFDVFDSRHPYRGSDTMAIVQQRFNKLFPRREKGDDRHKGRNQDNENINKYNAKEHNKAAWFKKKDKKGVSGENNSNIITASEMSTINDSVGASNQADKSLYSDMSEELVENPWK, encoded by the coding sequence ATGAGTAAGGACGTTATTTTCGGGTGTGGTTTAGTTGATTTCCATCACACTCGAGGCCCTGAAGTTGAATATTGGTATGATGGGGGAAATACGGGGCTTAGCATAAACAATCTATGGGAGTATCTTCCGTTCCAAGCCTTGCCTGATGGGGCGCATTCATTTGAACAGAGTTTTACTTATTTCACACTGCTCTATGATGAAGTAAATCAGAAATGTTGTTCTAGTGTTGGGGATTCGCTGAAAAACGGTGCAGAGAGTGGACGTTATAGTACATTCTTTGCGATCAGCTGTTCCAAACAGATCCAGAGTGATGAGCTTTTAAATAAATCTAAGGATGTGGTGCGTTCTACGGTGCAAAAgtctgttgttgttgtatgTCGAAAGCCGATTGTAGGACAGATTAAAGATAAATTGGCTATCATAACTAATGCGCTCTTTTTGCAGAGAGACTTTAGCGACCGCACGATAATAGACACGTTATTTTCGAATTTGAATTCAATTGAgtatgatgataatgatgaaagtCACCTCTACATAGGCCTGAATCTACGGAAGATGATATACGACTTACGGAAAGATGTTCTAGTGATATTGAAAGCGATGCTTCTAGAAAAGCGAATTCTTTTTTACGGAAATGATGTTGAACAACTGTGTAATATCCAATTCTCATTCATCAGTTTGATTCCATGTCTACTCAGTAATATTCAGGATTGTGGGTCGCCTTTATTAGATACATACTCAAAAAACATCACTATGAAGAGTTCGTTCAAATCCAGCGATAGAATATCGGTATTACGCTTCTTGGGATTTCCGTTACAGATATTTACTAAAGGCGGGTTTTTTTCGCCTTATGTCCCCTTACAACAGATTAACGACctttcttcatcagtaACAAGGTGGTTCATAGCGGGTACTTCTAATACTTTGTTGCTGGAACAAAGCAAATCTCTTTGTGATGTGTTGGTTAATCTAGACGATTTTACCGTTCAAATCATGaataaaaaagataagGAACTACATCAAGCCCTTCAACTAAGCCATAGTGACAAGAAGTGGATGGATATTATCATACAGTCTGTAATAAAGAGTTGGAACCAAGATGATTGGTCTACCCCGAAGAATTCGTCATATGAAGGAAGCGAAGATTATATTCGTTGGCAATTTGAGGATTATCTTTCAGGTTTAGTGTTAACTGTGAAACTACTAGACTTTACTAAGAAACATAAAAATAATGCCCTTGTGCTCAAGACAGTGGATGATCTCGCAACCACTGAACAGACAATTAATCAGTATAACTCAACATGGGTTCGAGAATGGCAGCATACAAACAACTACAGAATATTCACAGACTATACAGATGACCGTTTGTTTGATGTGTTCGATAGCAGACATCCATATAGGGGATCGGATACTATGGCAATTGTGCAGCAACGTTTCAATAAACTTTTCCCAAGAAGGGAAAAGGGAGATGACAGGCATAAAGGGAGGAACCAAGATAACGAGAACattaataaatataatgCGAAGGAGCATAATAAAGCCGCATggttcaaaaaaaaagacaagaaggGTGTGAGCGGTGAAAATAACAGTAATATTATCACAGCTTCAGAAATGTCGACTATTAATGATTCAGTCGGTGCATCAAACCAAGCTGATAAGAGTTTATATTCTGATATGTCTGAAGAGTTGGTTGAAAACCCTTGGAAATAG